The Myxococcus fulvus genome has a window encoding:
- a CDS encoding type VI secretion IcmF C-terminal domain-containing protein, whose amino-acid sequence MAGEKNPVAAAASAATTTADAARPYLTWILIGLGVLLALALVVGLVWWWRKRRRVAPKVETRKRLDTGALVRIRKQFLNALPLRYRVAVLDFPTVVVLGPAGAGKTTLIDLEVDWRRQERQFMPSHTSDPLLQMFLGPDKVVHEVSASLLEDDSQEARRALSRLWKASFRRQKGRVVVALDARWLAETPPDEVRRVIQLVRGKVNLLSEASRGSVETRLCLTHMDSLVGFSDFAQLLRSHGIPLHWDVPPSGEEGRLAAGLQPLEQYFALGLVSLSVDAFGRLEEFYARGGESFAALARFVTGLVEGGTLSYRPELSRVYVSSPAADARSAGVFAIAAEKRNVELRARYRGKHLRRCAALLALGVLPVVAAYGNFYNRLAEAQRHMEDFESTVQRLGQQHLTASGEVVVDKGQGAMQAMDALLSAARYFPLLSNSFQDEQEVLRAQLSNTVRLSYLKPLLESCQEQCQRCGPLIPGCASTELVGSRSLWAASHAEERCERETLCRPEQMLHLMAVARASRTDDMGRFILSYLDGQYRKRWNWAADALSLLGTRATEKGGDWMEATGLREEVVGDYIISSDQAWRTGLQTQGQVPWMRWPYEWLSEESYLGPWRDHLIKLQLVLSAREMDLERWRSLASERQRLRLALAQSMAYTSAHKVLALLDASGAPESQATLKGVDNTLVALDWLREHEPMLSAVLRMEDEIDAGLKAAAEMSTAELLTRTGGLFVPANGDARLEVRVMQQSFEFRPKELSRVLLDKLLRQIEQGQRPFSRQSVGLPPGAVASAAEAGLGLSLEDALDVGAVDALPSRRGVEWLTFETDIKPLVDEFTLRMADSKLSRAEAAQRQGYVLKKVANFGQRYRQDLLVKYRDYRFTALTTTLASELSSVTQPTSELVAMLREVATGAGIGPMEGPYYEPLRQELSLFRPIVQLMTPDKDGQTAQLAAYLLLVSQLHTEVSGFSAPPAAGAARTIVPASLRSGAEETPASNEDGGRQLTDLLTPLGRVGLSMLLDEEGSYLRRVDEWLDKQGILGELRRPFREPFLMTRELGRAELERVLEEQWEWRFRTLLTPLLRRYPFAVEASQELDPTELEVLKRKDGAFWQFVAQVLSPVVEERGSEWMLRRPLRQQLAVPPRMLVMLGRLSKLAKLLWTEEGKPQPLQLQVRPLPLPPSGENGFVTMSFLKCGEAAAFGFNQTPAWQDFALAWWEPRSASVGVELRVPGREAKRYRSTELSRSSWNCFRILDAASFDAEQNAIWPLPGPDGSQHSEIRLRFGMRGGPWTLFQEVTR is encoded by the coding sequence ATGGCGGGCGAGAAGAACCCCGTTGCCGCGGCCGCGAGCGCGGCGACGACGACAGCGGACGCGGCGCGACCCTATCTGACGTGGATATTGATAGGGCTCGGGGTGCTGCTCGCCTTGGCGCTCGTCGTCGGGCTGGTGTGGTGGTGGAGGAAGCGCCGGCGGGTGGCGCCGAAGGTGGAGACGCGCAAGCGTCTGGACACCGGCGCGCTGGTGCGCATCCGCAAGCAGTTCCTGAACGCGTTGCCCCTGCGCTACCGCGTGGCGGTGCTGGACTTCCCCACGGTGGTGGTGCTGGGGCCCGCGGGCGCGGGCAAGACGACGCTCATCGACCTGGAGGTGGACTGGCGGCGGCAGGAGCGGCAGTTCATGCCCAGCCACACCTCGGACCCGCTGCTCCAGATGTTCCTGGGGCCGGACAAGGTGGTCCACGAGGTGTCGGCGTCGCTGCTGGAGGACGACTCGCAGGAGGCGCGCCGCGCGCTCAGCCGCCTGTGGAAGGCGAGCTTCCGTCGGCAGAAGGGGCGCGTCGTGGTGGCGCTGGACGCGCGCTGGCTGGCGGAGACGCCGCCGGACGAGGTGCGCCGGGTCATCCAGCTGGTGCGCGGGAAGGTCAACCTCCTGTCGGAGGCGAGCCGGGGCTCGGTGGAGACGCGCCTGTGCCTGACGCACATGGACTCGCTGGTGGGCTTCTCGGACTTCGCCCAGCTTTTGCGCAGCCATGGCATCCCCCTGCACTGGGACGTGCCGCCCTCGGGTGAGGAGGGCCGGCTGGCCGCGGGCCTGCAGCCCCTGGAGCAGTACTTCGCGCTGGGCCTGGTCTCGTTGTCGGTGGACGCCTTCGGGCGGCTGGAGGAGTTCTACGCGCGCGGCGGTGAGTCCTTCGCGGCGCTCGCGCGGTTCGTGACGGGGCTGGTGGAGGGCGGCACGCTGTCCTACCGCCCGGAGCTGTCGCGGGTGTACGTGTCGTCGCCGGCGGCGGACGCGCGCTCGGCGGGGGTGTTCGCCATCGCCGCGGAGAAGCGCAACGTGGAGCTGCGCGCGCGCTACCGCGGCAAGCATCTGCGGCGCTGCGCGGCGCTGCTGGCGCTGGGCGTGCTGCCGGTGGTGGCGGCGTACGGGAACTTCTACAACCGCCTGGCCGAGGCGCAGCGGCACATGGAGGACTTCGAGTCCACGGTGCAGCGGCTGGGACAGCAGCACCTGACGGCGTCCGGCGAGGTGGTGGTGGACAAGGGCCAGGGCGCGATGCAGGCCATGGACGCCCTGCTCTCCGCCGCGCGCTACTTCCCGCTCCTGAGCAACAGCTTCCAGGACGAGCAGGAGGTGCTGCGCGCGCAGCTGTCCAACACGGTGCGCCTGTCCTATCTCAAGCCGCTGCTCGAGTCCTGCCAGGAGCAGTGCCAGCGCTGTGGCCCGCTCATCCCGGGCTGCGCCTCGACGGAGCTGGTGGGCAGCCGCTCGCTGTGGGCGGCGTCGCACGCGGAGGAGCGCTGCGAGCGCGAGACGCTCTGCCGTCCCGAGCAGATGCTGCACCTGATGGCGGTGGCGCGCGCCTCGCGCACCGACGACATGGGCCGCTTCATCCTGTCCTACCTGGATGGCCAGTACCGCAAGCGCTGGAACTGGGCGGCGGACGCGCTGAGCCTGTTGGGGACCCGCGCCACGGAGAAGGGCGGCGACTGGATGGAGGCCACGGGGCTGCGCGAGGAGGTGGTGGGCGACTACATCATCTCCAGCGACCAGGCGTGGCGCACGGGATTGCAGACGCAAGGCCAGGTGCCGTGGATGCGCTGGCCCTATGAGTGGCTGTCCGAGGAGAGCTACCTGGGCCCGTGGAGAGACCATCTCATCAAGCTGCAGCTGGTGTTGAGCGCGCGGGAGATGGACCTGGAGCGGTGGCGCTCGCTGGCGAGCGAGCGTCAGCGACTGAGGCTCGCGCTGGCGCAGAGCATGGCGTACACGTCCGCGCACAAGGTGCTGGCGCTGCTGGACGCGTCCGGCGCGCCGGAGAGCCAGGCCACGCTCAAGGGCGTGGACAACACGCTCGTCGCGCTCGACTGGCTGCGCGAGCACGAGCCGATGCTGTCCGCGGTGCTGCGCATGGAGGACGAAATCGACGCGGGCCTGAAGGCCGCTGCGGAGATGTCCACCGCGGAGCTGCTCACGCGCACCGGTGGCCTCTTCGTGCCCGCCAACGGCGACGCGCGCCTGGAGGTGCGGGTGATGCAGCAGTCCTTCGAGTTCCGTCCGAAGGAGCTCTCGCGCGTGCTGCTGGACAAGCTGCTGCGGCAGATCGAGCAGGGGCAGCGTCCCTTCAGCCGTCAATCGGTGGGGCTGCCGCCGGGCGCGGTGGCCTCCGCGGCCGAGGCCGGGCTGGGGCTGTCGCTGGAGGACGCGCTGGACGTGGGCGCGGTGGACGCCCTGCCCTCGCGCCGCGGCGTGGAGTGGCTGACGTTCGAGACGGACATCAAGCCGCTGGTGGACGAGTTCACCCTGCGCATGGCGGACTCGAAGCTGTCGCGCGCGGAGGCCGCGCAGCGCCAGGGCTACGTGCTCAAGAAGGTGGCCAACTTCGGGCAGCGCTACCGGCAGGACCTGCTGGTGAAGTACCGCGACTATCGCTTCACGGCGCTGACGACGACGCTGGCCTCGGAGCTGTCCTCGGTGACGCAGCCGACCTCCGAGCTGGTGGCGATGCTGCGCGAGGTGGCCACGGGGGCGGGAATCGGCCCCATGGAGGGCCCGTACTACGAGCCCTTGCGCCAGGAGCTGTCGCTGTTCCGGCCCATCGTGCAGCTCATGACGCCGGACAAGGACGGGCAGACGGCGCAGCTCGCGGCGTACCTGCTGCTGGTGTCGCAGCTGCACACGGAGGTGTCGGGCTTCAGCGCGCCGCCGGCGGCCGGGGCCGCGCGCACCATCGTCCCCGCGTCGCTGCGCTCGGGCGCGGAGGAGACTCCCGCGTCGAACGAGGACGGCGGACGACAGCTGACGGACCTGCTCACCCCGCTGGGGCGCGTGGGCCTGTCCATGCTGCTCGACGAGGAGGGCTCGTACCTGCGCCGCGTGGATGAGTGGCTGGACAAGCAGGGCATCCTCGGCGAGCTGCGCCGCCCGTTCCGCGAGCCGTTCCTGATGACGCGTGAATTGGGCCGGGCCGAGCTGGAGCGCGTGCTGGAGGAGCAGTGGGAGTGGCGCTTCCGCACGCTGCTCACGCCGCTGCTGCGTCGCTACCCGTTCGCGGTGGAGGCGAGCCAGGAGCTGGACCCGACGGAGCTGGAGGTGCTCAAGCGCAAGGACGGCGCCTTCTGGCAGTTCGTGGCGCAGGTGCTCTCGCCGGTGGTGGAGGAGCGCGGCTCGGAGTGGATGCTGCGCCGGCCGCTGCGTCAGCAGCTCGCCGTCCCGCCGCGCATGCTGGTGATGCTCGGCCGGCTGTCGAAGCTGGCGAAGCTCTTGTGGACCGAGGAGGGCAAGCCGCAGCCGCTGCAGCTCCAGGTGCGCCCATTGCCGCTGCCGCCGTCGGGTGAGAACGGCTTCGTCACCATGTCCTTCCTGAAGTGCGGCGAGGCGGCGGCGTTCGGCTTCAACCAGACGCCCGCGTGGCAGGACTTCGCGCTGGCGTGGTGGGAGCCGCGCTCGGCCTCCGTCGGCGTCGAGCTGCGCGTGCCGGGCCGCGAGGCCAAGCGCTACCGTTCCACGGAGCTTTCGCGCTCGTCGTGGAACTGCTTCCGCATCCTGGATGCCGCGAGCTTCGACGCCGAACAGAACGCCATCTGGCCGCTGCCGGGCCCGGATGGCTCACAACACTCGGAGATTCGTTTGCGCTTCGGCATGCGTGGCGGCCCCTGGACGCTGTTCCAGGAGGTGACGCGATGA
- a CDS encoding OmpA family protein has protein sequence MSVMRHGTRMSGWCLTWQRMGTLALLLLAPGAFAQEPAALPAFLMERLEINPGPGPLATGGGTVLRAAELRVLILGHYQHEPMTLNAKGETMPILTSRTTGVLAVALGLSSRLQIDARIPVLTQREGDDLASQGLLGPTRHGVGSPRVGARVGLLRTEEDDAVDLASEVSVYLPFGTQGAFARGADTSILARVMVGGMLGSILAPSFELGVLVRRGVTIEVPTLEARELGSELRLGAGLMTTGAPLRAEVAINAALSWKQARGAVEVLGGARYAPREGVELFALGGLGFGSEPGIPLFRLVAGVAFNSLLGEDTRPDSDTSIVHESVPLPTPAPNRRVSDMQGSMIPNPGEASPVANVSRDKFVLDGRVYFRVGSSELPESSPDLERAVELMLTNPSVKLMTVDGHTDDSATETFNPRLGRARAEAVWRYLVERGVSPQKLRLRSYGPEHPAQSNGTVEGREKNRRVELLLMLPTNLEATP, from the coding sequence ATGTCGGTCATGCGCCATGGGACGCGGATGAGTGGGTGGTGCCTCACGTGGCAACGGATGGGGACGCTGGCGCTGCTGCTGCTGGCGCCCGGCGCGTTCGCCCAGGAGCCGGCGGCCCTGCCCGCCTTCTTGATGGAGCGACTGGAGATCAACCCAGGTCCCGGCCCCCTCGCGACGGGCGGTGGCACCGTGCTGCGCGCGGCCGAGCTCCGGGTGCTCATCCTGGGTCACTACCAGCACGAGCCCATGACACTCAACGCGAAGGGCGAGACGATGCCCATCCTGACGAGCCGCACAACGGGCGTGCTCGCGGTGGCGCTCGGCTTGAGCTCGCGGCTGCAGATCGACGCGCGAATCCCGGTGCTGACCCAGCGCGAGGGAGACGACCTGGCCTCACAGGGGCTGCTCGGGCCCACGCGGCACGGCGTGGGCTCTCCGCGCGTGGGCGCGCGGGTGGGCCTGCTGCGCACGGAGGAGGACGACGCGGTGGACCTCGCCTCGGAGGTGAGCGTCTATCTGCCGTTCGGGACGCAGGGCGCGTTCGCTCGGGGCGCCGACACGAGCATCCTGGCGCGCGTCATGGTGGGCGGCATGCTGGGCTCCATCCTGGCGCCGTCGTTCGAGCTGGGCGTGCTGGTGCGGCGCGGAGTCACCATCGAGGTCCCCACGCTGGAGGCGCGCGAGCTGGGCAGCGAGCTGCGCCTGGGCGCGGGCCTGATGACGACGGGGGCGCCGCTGCGCGCGGAGGTGGCGATCAACGCGGCGCTCTCCTGGAAGCAGGCGCGGGGCGCGGTGGAGGTGCTGGGCGGCGCGCGCTATGCGCCGCGCGAGGGCGTGGAGCTGTTCGCGCTCGGTGGCCTGGGCTTCGGCTCGGAGCCGGGCATCCCGCTGTTCCGCCTGGTCGCGGGCGTGGCGTTCAACTCGCTCCTGGGTGAGGACACGCGGCCCGACAGTGACACGAGCATCGTGCACGAGTCCGTGCCGCTGCCCACGCCCGCGCCTAACCGGCGCGTGTCGGACATGCAGGGCTCGATGATTCCCAACCCCGGCGAGGCCTCGCCCGTCGCGAACGTGTCCCGGGACAAGTTCGTGCTCGACGGCCGGGTGTACTTCCGGGTCGGCAGCTCGGAGCTGCCCGAGTCCTCGCCGGACCTGGAGCGGGCCGTGGAGCTGATGCTGACCAACCCGTCGGTGAAGCTGATGACGGTGGATGGACACACGGACGACTCGGCCACGGAGACCTTCAACCCACGGCTCGGTCGCGCTCGCGCGGAGGCCGTGTGGCGCTACCTGGTGGAGCGTGGTGTCTCTCCCCAGAAGCTGCGATTGCGGAGCTACGGCCCGGAGCATCCCGCACAGAGCAACGGAACCGTCGAGGGGCGCGAGAAGAACCGCCGGGTCGAGCTCCTCCTCATGCTGCCGACGAACCTGGAAGCCACGCCATGA